A region from the Streptomyces sp. 3214.6 genome encodes:
- a CDS encoding ATP/GTP-binding protein produces the protein MDSDGTQDARGTHANPVPRPAGPPRAPSTPPRPARAPGVPPAPEHAPPASSAVAEWLDEERPAAKPGIWRFGYRLPKAARATVERLAPVTVVGMLVPLVVALVAWSLWRRGSMPYQFTLLRLFTPDGWWWGGTIASPKTMEGAEARVVYDGVFFAVLVYAMGRLGSWPHAVRHFVGRRPQPARALLALLGALTTLSFVFPDAFGVGWDALPVVDPLFSLIVLISGSYELFASPLFTNALYAVITLLVVWPFARFGGWLPYLKERRTSRERPAAAPAAERPRAQWPELRDAGQYEAADLLTGEVAAGRMNDVDCTRVRRAWTAGVPDFRETVLRHGGAAWTHPSGARDLPRRTARHDLLAGQVRIGRWVAAERTPTTYHDAGAALGPDVLGTSLLAVGPSGSGKTRTLIEPLTEALALQALTGSCAVVAVSSPGGGPLGADSAFDVIVRIGDPSSVHDLDPYAESDDPDEAAAILAEALVGDLDTVSGQGAATALAQLLGPYRSVHGCFPTLPELRELLEGEPGALAALRTAVAGDEMMRRELEARIRQTGTPGDAGRALADRLALLNRPVFAEFFGAGGNAHRAFSLRAVAHHPLRVRVDLPERGHEEAARLITRLVLAQFHTVVRERRDHFACLVLDDATGAVTDGSVRRLQRLRSQNAGVVLALRTIGDVPEALHGPLYGAVGCRMAFCGITTWDGSRFAQTWGTEWVETTEVAKHTVFADQPMTRAIHALRKLVTGKAVTTDAVTVRQVERERWSASRLAHEVPPGHAVLSLTSVAGEHAPPLLVDLRSVQ, from the coding sequence ATGGACAGCGACGGGACGCAGGACGCGCGGGGCACGCATGCGAATCCCGTGCCGCGCCCGGCGGGGCCGCCGCGGGCGCCCTCGACGCCGCCGCGGCCGGCCCGGGCGCCGGGTGTCCCACCTGCGCCGGAACATGCGCCGCCGGCCTCGTCCGCCGTCGCCGAGTGGCTCGACGAGGAGCGGCCCGCCGCGAAGCCCGGCATCTGGCGCTTCGGGTACCGGCTGCCGAAGGCGGCGCGGGCGACGGTGGAGCGGCTCGCGCCCGTCACTGTCGTCGGCATGCTGGTTCCGCTGGTGGTGGCGCTGGTCGCGTGGTCGCTGTGGCGGCGGGGCAGCATGCCGTACCAGTTCACTTTGCTGCGGTTGTTCACCCCGGACGGCTGGTGGTGGGGCGGCACGATCGCCTCCCCGAAGACGATGGAGGGCGCCGAGGCGCGGGTCGTCTACGACGGGGTGTTCTTCGCCGTCCTCGTCTACGCCATGGGCCGGCTGGGCAGCTGGCCGCACGCCGTACGCCACTTCGTGGGCCGCCGCCCGCAGCCCGCCCGGGCCCTGCTCGCCCTGCTCGGCGCGCTCACCACGCTGAGCTTCGTCTTCCCCGACGCCTTCGGGGTCGGCTGGGACGCGCTGCCGGTCGTCGACCCGCTGTTCTCGCTCATCGTGCTGATCTCCGGCAGCTACGAGCTGTTCGCCTCCCCCCTGTTCACGAACGCGCTGTACGCGGTCATCACGCTGCTCGTGGTGTGGCCGTTCGCCCGGTTCGGCGGCTGGTTGCCGTATCTGAAGGAACGGCGCACCTCCCGTGAGCGCCCGGCGGCCGCCCCTGCCGCGGAGCGGCCCCGCGCCCAGTGGCCCGAACTGCGGGACGCCGGGCAGTATGAGGCGGCCGACCTGCTGACCGGTGAGGTGGCCGCCGGGCGGATGAACGACGTCGACTGCACGCGGGTGCGGCGAGCCTGGACGGCGGGGGTGCCCGACTTCCGGGAGACCGTGCTGCGCCACGGCGGGGCGGCCTGGACGCACCCCTCCGGCGCCCGCGACCTGCCCCGGCGCACCGCCCGCCACGATCTGCTCGCCGGACAGGTGCGCATCGGCCGCTGGGTGGCCGCCGAGCGCACGCCGACGACGTACCACGACGCGGGCGCCGCGCTCGGCCCGGACGTGCTGGGCACCTCGCTGCTGGCGGTCGGGCCGTCCGGCTCGGGCAAGACGCGCACGCTGATCGAGCCGCTGACCGAGGCGCTGGCCCTGCAGGCACTCACCGGGTCGTGCGCCGTCGTCGCGGTGTCCTCGCCCGGCGGCGGGCCGCTCGGCGCCGACTCCGCGTTCGACGTGATCGTCCGGATCGGCGATCCGTCGTCCGTGCACGACCTCGACCCCTACGCCGAGTCCGACGACCCGGACGAGGCCGCCGCGATCCTCGCCGAGGCGCTGGTCGGCGATCTCGACACGGTGAGCGGCCAGGGCGCGGCCACCGCGCTCGCCCAGCTGCTCGGCCCGTACCGGAGCGTGCACGGCTGCTTCCCCACCCTCCCCGAGCTGCGCGAACTGCTGGAGGGCGAGCCGGGCGCGCTGGCCGCGCTGCGGACGGCGGTGGCCGGGGACGAGATGATGCGCCGTGAGCTGGAGGCGCGCATCCGGCAGACGGGCACGCCGGGCGACGCCGGCCGGGCCCTCGCCGACCGGCTGGCGCTGCTGAACCGGCCGGTGTTCGCGGAGTTCTTCGGCGCGGGCGGCAACGCGCACCGGGCGTTCTCGCTGCGCGCCGTCGCCCATCACCCGCTGCGGGTCCGCGTCGACCTGCCCGAGCGGGGTCACGAGGAGGCCGCCCGGCTGATCACCCGGCTGGTCCTCGCCCAGTTCCACACCGTCGTACGGGAGCGGCGCGACCACTTCGCCTGTCTGGTCCTGGACGACGCGACGGGGGCGGTCACCGACGGCTCGGTGCGCCGGCTGCAGCGGCTGCGCTCGCAGAACGCGGGCGTGGTGCTGGCCCTGCGTACGATCGGCGACGTCCCCGAGGCGCTGCACGGGCCGCTGTACGGGGCCGTCGGCTGCCGGATGGCGTTCTGCGGCATCACCACCTGGGACGGCAGCAGGTTCGCGCAGACCTGGGGCACCGAGTGGGTGGAGACCACGGAGGTCGCCAAGCACACCGTCTTCGCCGACCAGCCGATGACCCGCGCCATCCACGCCCTGCGCAAGCTGGTGACCGGCAAGGCGGTGACCACGGACGCGGTGACCGTGCGCCAGGTCGAGCGGGAGCGGTGGTCGGCGTCGCGGCTGGCGCACGAGGTGCCGCCCGGGCACGCGGTGCTGTCCCTGACGAGCGTGGCGGGCGAGCACGCGCCGCCGCTGCTGGTGGACCTGCGGTCCGTACAGTGA
- a CDS encoding PucR family transcriptional regulator → MPPTLASLVHHSALKLTVRAGEDRLDVPVRWAHVSELADPVPYMEGGELLLITALKLDAEDPQAMRRYVKRLAKAGVVGLGFAVGVAYEEIPKALVDAAEEEGLPLLEVPRRTPFLAISKAVSAAIAADQYRAVTDGFAAQRELTKQALTDGPQGLLGALAAQVDGWAALYDASGAVVAAAPEWAGRRAARLTTEVERLRERPAPASAVVGGAGGPERSGSDERYDDRVELHSLGTGRRPRAALAVGTASALGTAERYAVHSAIALLTLATERSRPLQEAQQRIGAAVLRMLLAGEPDHARAVAGDLYGDLLDAPFRVIVAEPAPAARAHAERQGRGPATTAADGPAEGRGQARGSVDARPAVGAETAQDPFGGLTEVVESAAARAGEAVLVVPQGEQLVALATDGGAAVAACARYAASLEARRGTGEGVDEDELVVGLSAPAGPIAAAAAYKQAQQALSVARRRGRVFVEHEQLAAGSVLPLLADDAVKAFADGLLRALHEHDATGRGDLVASLRAWLSRHGQWDAAAADLGVHRHTLRYRMRRVEEILGRSLDDPDVRMELWLALKATTSE, encoded by the coding sequence ATGCCTCCCACGCTCGCCTCGCTCGTCCACCACTCCGCGCTGAAGCTGACCGTGCGGGCGGGCGAGGACCGTCTGGATGTGCCGGTGCGCTGGGCGCACGTCAGCGAACTCGCGGACCCCGTGCCGTACATGGAGGGCGGGGAGCTGCTGCTGATCACCGCGCTCAAGTTGGACGCGGAGGACCCGCAGGCCATGCGGCGCTATGTGAAGCGGCTTGCCAAGGCCGGGGTGGTCGGGCTGGGCTTCGCCGTCGGCGTCGCCTACGAGGAGATCCCGAAGGCGCTGGTGGACGCGGCCGAGGAGGAGGGCCTGCCGCTGCTGGAGGTACCACGCCGCACTCCGTTCCTCGCGATCAGCAAGGCGGTGTCGGCGGCGATCGCGGCCGACCAGTACCGGGCGGTGACGGACGGGTTCGCGGCCCAGCGCGAGCTGACGAAGCAGGCGCTGACGGACGGCCCGCAGGGGCTGCTCGGGGCGCTCGCCGCCCAGGTGGACGGGTGGGCGGCGCTGTACGACGCCTCGGGCGCCGTCGTGGCGGCCGCGCCGGAGTGGGCGGGCCGGCGGGCCGCGCGGCTCACGACGGAGGTGGAGCGGCTGCGGGAGCGGCCGGCGCCGGCCTCGGCGGTCGTCGGGGGCGCCGGCGGCCCGGAGCGCTCCGGGTCCGACGAGCGCTACGACGACCGGGTCGAACTGCACTCCCTGGGCACCGGTCGGCGCCCGCGCGCCGCGCTCGCCGTCGGCACGGCGTCGGCTCTCGGCACGGCCGAACGGTACGCCGTCCACTCGGCGATCGCGCTGCTCACCCTCGCCACGGAACGCTCCCGCCCGTTGCAGGAGGCGCAGCAGCGGATCGGCGCTGCGGTGCTGCGCATGCTGCTGGCGGGCGAACCGGACCATGCGCGCGCCGTCGCCGGGGACCTGTACGGCGACCTGCTCGACGCCCCGTTCCGGGTGATCGTCGCCGAGCCGGCACCGGCCGCCCGGGCGCACGCCGAGCGTCAGGGGCGCGGGCCCGCGACGACGGCGGCGGACGGGCCGGCCGAGGGGCGTGGGCAGGCGCGCGGTTCGGTCGACGCCCGGCCGGCGGTCGGCGCCGAGACGGCCCAGGATCCTTTCGGCGGTCTCACCGAAGTCGTCGAGTCGGCGGCCGCGCGGGCCGGGGAGGCCGTGCTCGTGGTGCCCCAGGGCGAGCAGCTGGTGGCGCTGGCCACGGACGGGGGCGCGGCCGTGGCGGCGTGCGCGCGGTACGCGGCGTCGCTGGAGGCGAGGCGCGGGACCGGCGAGGGCGTGGACGAGGACGAGCTGGTCGTCGGCCTGTCGGCGCCGGCCGGCCCGATCGCGGCGGCAGCGGCGTACAAGCAGGCCCAGCAGGCGCTGTCGGTGGCGCGGCGCCGCGGCCGGGTCTTCGTGGAGCATGAGCAGCTCGCCGCGGGCTCCGTGCTGCCCCTCCTCGCGGACGACGCGGTGAAGGCGTTCGCGGACGGCCTGCTGCGCGCCCTGCACGAGCACGACGCGACCGGCCGCGGCGATCTGGTGGCCTCCCTGCGGGCCTGGCTCTCCCGCCACGGCCAGTGGGACGCGGCGGCGGCCGACCTGGGCGTCCACCGGCACACCCTGCGCTACCGGATGCGGCGGGTGGAGGAGATCCTCGGGCGTTCGCTGGACGACCCGGACGTCCGGATGGAGCTGTGGCTGGCGCTGAAGGCCACGACATCGGAGTAG
- a CDS encoding NAD(P)/FAD-dependent oxidoreductase: MAPSAMNRWITSLSDAQPVPYWLEDPGKPHPEPALTDAETCDLLVVGGGYSGLWTALVAKEREPRRDVVLLEGREVGWAASGRNGGFCAASLTHGLPNGLARWPDEIHRLQELGGRNLDEIESAIARHGIDCDFERTGEIDVATQTYQAWELRDWYEELDRKGLAEGLEFLDADAVREQVASPTFEAGLYDRRGVAMLHPAKLAWGLKQACARLGVRVYEHTPALDLKPYGAGMAVRTPYGSVRARQVALGTNIFPNLVRRVRAYTVPVYDYALMTEPLTAEQLDSVGWKNRQGLGDSANQFHYFRLSADNRILWGGYDAIYPYGGRVRAEYDDRPETYAKLAGHFFGCFPQLEGVRFTHAWGGAIDTCSRFSAFFGTAHQGKVAYAAGYTGLGVGATRFGAEVMLDLLAGEATERTSLAMVRKKPLPFPPEPFAWTGIALTKWSLARADAHAGRRNLWLRTMDRLGLGFDS; the protein is encoded by the coding sequence ATGGCCCCAAGCGCCATGAACCGGTGGATCACTTCTCTTTCCGACGCCCAGCCGGTCCCGTACTGGCTGGAAGACCCCGGCAAGCCCCACCCCGAGCCCGCGCTCACCGACGCCGAGACCTGCGACCTGCTGGTCGTCGGCGGCGGCTACAGCGGACTGTGGACCGCGCTCGTCGCCAAGGAGCGCGAGCCGCGGCGGGACGTGGTGCTGCTGGAGGGCCGCGAGGTGGGCTGGGCCGCCTCGGGCCGCAACGGAGGCTTCTGCGCGGCCTCCCTCACCCACGGGCTGCCCAACGGGCTGGCCCGCTGGCCCGACGAGATCCACCGGCTGCAGGAGCTGGGCGGGCGCAACCTCGACGAGATCGAGTCGGCGATCGCCCGGCACGGCATCGACTGCGACTTCGAGCGCACCGGTGAGATCGATGTCGCGACGCAGACGTACCAGGCGTGGGAGCTGCGCGACTGGTACGAGGAACTCGACCGCAAGGGCCTCGCCGAGGGCCTGGAGTTCCTCGACGCGGACGCGGTCCGCGAGCAGGTCGCCTCGCCCACCTTCGAGGCGGGCCTGTACGACCGTCGGGGCGTGGCCATGCTCCACCCCGCCAAACTGGCCTGGGGCCTGAAACAGGCCTGCGCCCGCCTCGGCGTCCGCGTCTACGAGCACACCCCCGCCCTGGACCTGAAGCCGTACGGCGCGGGAATGGCCGTACGCACCCCCTACGGGTCGGTCCGCGCCCGGCAGGTCGCCCTCGGCACGAACATCTTCCCGAACCTGGTCAGGCGGGTGCGGGCGTACACCGTCCCTGTCTACGACTACGCGCTGATGACCGAACCGCTGACCGCCGAACAGCTCGACTCGGTCGGCTGGAAGAACCGTCAGGGCCTCGGGGACAGCGCCAACCAGTTCCACTACTTCCGCCTGTCCGCGGACAACCGCATCCTCTGGGGCGGCTACGACGCGATCTACCCGTACGGTGGCCGGGTGCGCGCCGAGTACGACGACCGGCCGGAGACCTACGCCAAGCTCGCCGGTCATTTCTTCGGCTGCTTCCCGCAGTTGGAGGGCGTCCGCTTCACGCACGCGTGGGGCGGCGCGATCGACACCTGCTCGCGCTTCTCGGCGTTCTTCGGCACGGCCCACCAGGGCAAGGTGGCGTACGCAGCCGGCTACACCGGCCTGGGCGTGGGGGCCACCCGGTTCGGCGCCGAGGTGATGCTGGACCTGCTGGCGGGGGAGGCCACCGAGCGGACGTCCCTGGCGATGGTCCGCAAGAAGCCGCTGCCCTTCCCGCCCGAGCCGTTCGCCTGGACGGGCATCGCCCTCACCAAATGGTCCCTGGCCCGCGCCGACGCACACGCCGGCCGCCGCAACCTGTGGCTGAGGACGATGGACCGACTGGGTCTGGGCTTCGACAGCTGA
- a CDS encoding ABC transporter permease, translating to MPFVNWLKRHFVVIAGLLTLGYLLLPNIVVTVFSFNKPKGRFNYQWQQFSTDAWKDPCGVAGLCGSLSLSLRIAIWATIGATVLGTMIAFALVRYRFRARGAVNSLIFLPMAMPEVVMAASLLTLFLNLGAQLGFWTILIAHIMFCLSFVVTAVKARVMSMDPRLEQAAQDLYAGPAQTFLRVTLPIAAPGIAAGALLAFALSFDDFIITNFNAGSTVTFPMFVWGSAQRGTPVQINVIGTAMFLVAVLFVLMSMVIGNRRRKQKA from the coding sequence ATGCCCTTCGTCAACTGGCTCAAGCGCCATTTCGTGGTCATCGCGGGACTTCTCACGCTCGGCTATCTCCTGCTGCCGAACATCGTGGTCACGGTGTTCTCCTTCAACAAACCGAAGGGCCGCTTCAACTACCAGTGGCAGCAGTTCTCCACGGACGCATGGAAGGACCCGTGCGGGGTCGCCGGGCTGTGCGGCTCGCTCTCGCTCAGCCTCCGGATCGCGATCTGGGCGACCATCGGCGCCACGGTCCTCGGCACGATGATCGCCTTCGCGCTGGTGCGCTACCGCTTCCGCGCGCGGGGCGCCGTCAACTCGCTGATCTTCCTGCCCATGGCGATGCCCGAAGTCGTCATGGCGGCCTCGCTGCTCACCCTGTTCCTCAACCTGGGTGCACAGTTGGGATTCTGGACGATCCTCATCGCGCACATCATGTTCTGCCTCAGCTTCGTCGTGACGGCCGTCAAGGCGCGCGTCATGTCGATGGACCCGCGCCTGGAACAGGCCGCCCAGGACCTCTACGCCGGACCGGCGCAGACCTTCCTGCGCGTCACCCTGCCCATCGCGGCCCCCGGAATCGCCGCGGGTGCGCTGCTCGCCTTCGCGCTCTCCTTCGACGATTTCATCATCACCAATTTCAACGCGGGCTCGACCGTCACCTTCCCCATGTTCGTCTGGGGTTCGGCCCAGCGTGGAACGCCCGTTCAGATCAACGTCATCGGCACGGCCATGTTCCTCGTCGCCGTACTGTTCGTCCTGATGTCGATGGTCATCGGAAACCGCCGCCGCAAACAAAAGGCATAA
- a CDS encoding ABC transporter permease yields the protein MATLAEAPPPLTPTAPEQKPPRRRGRLTPYWLLLPGLLWLFVFFALPMIYQASTSVQTGSLENGYKVTWHFATYWDALSEYWPQFLRSVLYAGAATILCLVLGYPLAYLIAFRAGRWRNLIMILVIAPFFTSFLIRTLAWKTILADGGPVVGALNTLHVLDVTSWLGWTAGDRVLATPLAVVCGLTYNFLPFMILPLYTSLERIDGRLHEAAGDLYARPVTTFRKVTFPLSMPGVVSGTLLTFIPAAGDYVNAELLGSTDTRMIGNVIQTQFLRVLDYPTAAALSFILMAAILLMVTFYIRRSGTEDLV from the coding sequence ATGGCGACACTCGCCGAGGCGCCCCCGCCTCTCACCCCCACGGCTCCCGAGCAGAAGCCGCCCCGCAGGCGCGGGCGCCTCACGCCGTACTGGCTGCTGCTGCCCGGGCTGCTCTGGCTCTTCGTGTTCTTCGCGCTGCCGATGATCTACCAGGCCTCCACGTCCGTGCAGACGGGCTCCCTGGAGAACGGCTACAAGGTCACCTGGCACTTCGCCACCTACTGGGACGCGCTGAGCGAGTACTGGCCGCAGTTCCTGCGCTCCGTCCTCTACGCGGGCGCGGCCACGATCCTGTGTCTGGTGCTGGGCTACCCGCTGGCCTATCTGATCGCCTTCCGCGCGGGCCGCTGGCGGAACCTGATCATGATCCTGGTGATCGCGCCGTTCTTCACCAGCTTCCTGATCCGCACCCTCGCCTGGAAGACGATCCTCGCGGACGGCGGCCCGGTCGTCGGCGCCCTCAACACGCTGCACGTCCTGGACGTCACCAGCTGGCTCGGCTGGACCGCGGGGGACCGCGTCCTCGCCACACCGCTCGCGGTGGTCTGCGGTCTGACGTACAACTTCCTGCCGTTCATGATCCTGCCGCTCTACACCTCGCTGGAGCGCATCGACGGGCGTCTCCACGAGGCCGCGGGCGACCTGTACGCCAGGCCGGTCACCACCTTCCGCAAGGTCACCTTCCCGCTGTCGATGCCGGGCGTGGTCTCCGGCACGCTGCTCACCTTCATCCCGGCCGCCGGCGACTACGTCAATGCCGAACTCCTCGGCTCGACCGACACCCGCATGATCGGAAACGTCATCCAGACGCAGTTCCTGCGCGTGCTGGACTATCCGACGGCCGCTGCCCTCTCCTTCATTCTCATGGCCGCGATCCTGCTCATGGTCACCTTCTACATTCGCAGGTCCGGGACGGAGGATCTGGTCTAA
- a CDS encoding ABC transporter ATP-binding protein, giving the protein MTTMKTTDNGSGDVRLAGIGKTYGSFTAVHPLDLTVPQGSFFALLGASGCGKTTTLRMIAGLEEPSSGTVHLGDQDVTALPPYKRPVNTVFQSYALFPHLDIFENVAFGLRRRGIKSVKKQVEDMLELVQLGEQARKKPHQLSGGQQQRVAVARALINHPKVLLLDEPLGALDLKLRRQMQLELKRIQTEVGITFVHVTHDQEEAMTMADTVAVMNAGRVEQLGSPTDLYENPNTTFVANFLGTSNLIEAEVDAKSGDDIVLKAGGGKLVLPVARCAAPTSTGGRVLVGVRPEKISLTHADDAGEIPEGRNRITGKIANSSFIGVSTQYVIDSAVCPEFEVYAQNIDRDARLIPGADVVLHWSPAHTFGLDASQDIDAGIQEEAAV; this is encoded by the coding sequence GTGACGACGATGAAGACAACGGACAACGGCAGCGGCGACGTCCGCCTGGCCGGCATCGGCAAGACCTACGGCTCCTTCACCGCCGTCCACCCGCTCGACCTGACCGTCCCCCAGGGCTCCTTCTTCGCCCTGCTCGGCGCCTCCGGCTGCGGCAAGACCACCACCCTGCGCATGATCGCCGGCCTGGAGGAACCTTCCTCCGGGACGGTCCACCTCGGCGACCAGGACGTCACGGCCCTCCCGCCGTACAAGCGCCCGGTGAACACCGTCTTCCAGTCCTACGCCCTCTTCCCGCATCTCGACATCTTCGAGAACGTCGCCTTCGGCCTGCGCCGACGCGGCATCAAGAGCGTGAAGAAGCAGGTCGAGGACATGCTGGAGCTCGTCCAGCTCGGCGAGCAGGCCCGCAAGAAGCCGCACCAGCTCTCCGGCGGTCAGCAGCAGCGCGTGGCCGTGGCCCGCGCTCTCATCAACCACCCCAAGGTGCTCCTCCTCGACGAGCCCCTCGGCGCCCTCGACCTCAAGCTGCGCCGCCAGATGCAGTTGGAGCTCAAGCGCATCCAGACCGAGGTCGGCATCACCTTCGTGCACGTCACGCACGACCAGGAGGAGGCCATGACGATGGCCGACACGGTCGCCGTGATGAACGCGGGCCGCGTCGAACAGCTCGGCTCGCCGACCGACCTCTACGAGAACCCGAACACCACCTTCGTCGCCAACTTCCTCGGCACGTCGAACCTGATCGAGGCGGAGGTCGACGCCAAGAGCGGCGACGACATCGTCCTGAAGGCGGGCGGCGGCAAGCTGGTGCTGCCCGTGGCGCGCTGCGCCGCGCCCACGTCGACCGGCGGCAGGGTGCTGGTCGGCGTCCGTCCGGAGAAGATCTCCCTCACCCACGCCGACGACGCGGGCGAGATCCCCGAGGGCCGCAACCGCATCACCGGGAAGATCGCCAACTCCTCGTTCATCGGCGTCTCCACCCAGTACGTCATCGACAGCGCGGTCTGCCCCGAGTTCGAGGTCTACGCCCAGAACATCGACCGCGACGCCCGGCTGATCCCCGGCGCCGACGTCGTCCTGCACTGGAGTCCGGCCCACACCTTCGGCCTGGACGCGTCCCAGGACATCGACGCGGGCATCCAGGAAGAGGCGGCGGTCTGA
- a CDS encoding ABC transporter substrate-binding protein produces the protein MEQYEPDRLSPAQVAAIRRSFRNGRAAMTRRSLLRASAGGVLTLGGLGALSACGIPAAGKSGGGTSAEDHSAQEKTVNFSNWTEYMDVDDSGKHHPTLDAFTKRTGIKVKYTEDINDNNEFFGKIKPQLAAGQDTGRDLIVLTDWLAARLIRLGWVQKLDASHLPHAYANLSQQFRSPDWDPGRAYSYPWQGISTVIAYNKKALDGVEVKSVSDLLDNPKLKGRVGFLTEMRDSMGMTLLDMGKDPAKFTDDDYDAAIARLQKAVDSGQIRRFTGNDYTSDITSGDFAACLAWAGDVVQLKADSPDVDFVIPDTGYLTSSDNMLIPNKARHKTNAERLMDYYYEPEPAAELAAYINYVCPVDGVKDALAKIDADAANNPLIIPDKAMQARSHSFRSLSSKEETAYEAKFAKLTGA, from the coding sequence ATGGAGCAGTACGAGCCCGACCGCCTGAGCCCGGCCCAGGTGGCCGCCATACGGCGCAGTTTCCGCAACGGCAGGGCGGCCATGACCCGCCGGTCGCTGCTGCGCGCCTCCGCCGGAGGCGTGCTCACCCTCGGCGGCCTCGGCGCACTGAGCGCCTGCGGGATTCCCGCGGCCGGCAAGTCCGGGGGCGGCACGTCCGCCGAGGACCACTCGGCGCAGGAGAAGACCGTGAACTTCTCCAACTGGACCGAGTACATGGACGTCGACGACAGCGGCAAGCACCACCCCACGCTCGACGCCTTCACCAAACGCACCGGCATCAAGGTCAAGTACACCGAGGACATCAACGACAACAACGAGTTCTTCGGCAAGATCAAGCCGCAGCTCGCCGCGGGCCAGGACACCGGCCGCGACCTCATCGTCCTCACCGACTGGCTGGCCGCCCGCCTCATCCGCCTCGGGTGGGTCCAGAAACTGGACGCCTCCCACCTCCCGCACGCCTACGCCAACCTGTCGCAGCAGTTCCGCAGCCCCGACTGGGACCCGGGCCGGGCCTACTCCTATCCCTGGCAGGGCATTTCCACCGTCATCGCCTACAACAAGAAGGCGCTGGACGGCGTCGAGGTGAAGTCGGTCTCCGACCTGCTCGACAATCCCAAGCTGAAGGGCCGCGTCGGCTTCCTCACCGAGATGCGCGACAGCATGGGCATGACGCTGCTGGACATGGGCAAGGACCCGGCGAAGTTCACCGACGACGACTACGACGCGGCCATCGCCCGCCTGCAGAAGGCCGTCGACAGCGGCCAGATCCGCCGCTTCACCGGCAACGACTACACGTCCGACATCACCAGCGGCGACTTCGCGGCCTGCCTCGCGTGGGCCGGTGACGTCGTCCAGCTCAAGGCGGACAGCCCCGACGTCGACTTCGTCATCCCCGACACCGGCTATCTGACGTCCAGCGACAACATGCTGATCCCCAACAAGGCGCGCCACAAGACGAACGCCGAGCGGCTCATGGACTACTACTACGAGCCGGAGCCGGCCGCCGAACTCGCCGCCTACATCAACTACGTCTGTCCCGTCGACGGAGTGAAGGACGCCCTTGCGAAGATCGACGCGGATGCGGCGAACAACCCGCTGATCATCCCCGACAAGGCCATGCAGGCGAGATCCCACTCCTTCCGCTCCCTGAGCTCGAAGGAAGAGACCGCCTACGAAGCAAAGTTCGCGAAGCTCACTGGGGCGTGA